One part of the Plasmodium yoelii strain 17X genome assembly, chromosome: 13 genome encodes these proteins:
- a CDS encoding zinc finger protein, putative, giving the protein MEDNILNTCNSINSINNAPYSNFITSKKRNFLKEYNNYGYDIDRKKLKKSLYENFELLKRKILNVNDICIDHFKDMENYIEEIEELKSIYNYFFNSSNSVLFDNNDLLYINKKFCSINFHDIFHNKNIFCDDTRACFNNFLNNDAYNTYNNIQINDKGETIYNDNIQDENDKHRKNISFFQKKMDKNKTTSLGKIILNNVSNQLLYIDDLSMYDVLLLLSFVVRLQDEHKKNEKEQKDLESIANINQLKINFYSLKEIYIYYYKDKTFQCQTCGLRFTTSLDKLNHIENHYKQNYNYINNSDKLNNNKSKKKYIYLDNINLPIEFFVCKYYSYFEDLYNNTITKNSSSFNFNNQFGSTRKSTNTRATNERYNYEMVKKDGEFETCEKEKNNLNDNLLNIKHEKYSTENEQMNYEETQTYREGLNGSLDKLKKKNIAQYLTSDIEVDIKKSNENNPNFIIAKNGVENLFDFSSLKNEIDRFLFLKENEKDKNMNDKSTISNNIDNDIKYSDESTKETSFFDFIYGNQNTYDIYLSNYYTLSGDNNVLLNYIDGESMYKNIMKCLEIDDFKFPSWIPQRSIQTFLIKPIEEIYQNDDDMKNNINSMYSTPNICIDNNNVNISYINHSNNINDNNIPFGEKNMNESYINSYTTKEVGIMNEKVDIQNNLWMIFSKSDFHMTMKLAPLNILLSTSQKYKKILASADYGNDSFDKNCVKNEEDHLQIADNIYNEQHLEKSEKIKIKKEIKEEKNETSKIKGEIKKEKKKKSKIDDTHVENSYKEKNNEDSNLINFMSSENFKDDNNALFFSFVNIFNRNNILQINAFKNIFLYYLRDSYFTLFNNLTNDINFIEIKNKLYNYIYNSYVQKAPIFDLNNYHISYCFLCKEKFNYKYSYAYNDYYYTDAISVDLDNSLKKENEQTYNFNFNINNINQDAEKNICHNLSYDILDTKINEMNKFINMIILGNEKSQEQNNIGKNSDEFICDDLKKNHDIMDSSPCLEHIFNMTKIMLDQNFTFNKTVIEPCINYNYNLKSCNNNNRKKNIFNEYNNLYKNFCIPYETMDILYNLRKENECNKVGYINDPIDFSSFSENIPNININKGNNTNFENNKYDAQKFLDINQEYKNEDIENFVRNYEHVIENITSYSLENIYKDRKEGTNTFNEIIKCYINDSNHKKNKYNHIYFPSKNYLHTNFTYFHNQCFKNYIEYYISPYFFLSKLDEENLNRVILHAIKKFFNVYKYVCKFESSEKKTNAQFSGYSNIDKLKQEKPVHREKLKKKKHF; this is encoded by the coding sequence ATGGaggataatatattaaacacATGTAATTCAATAAACAGTATAAACAATGCGCCATACAGTAATTTTATAACATCAAAAAAAAGGAACTTCTTGaaggaatataataattatggcTATGATATTGACcgtaaaaaattgaaaaaatcattatatgaaaattttgagttgttaaaaaggaaaatactAAATGTTAATGATATATGTATTGATCATTTTAAAGATATGGAAAATTATATTGAAGAAATTGAAGAgttaaaaagtatatataattatttttttaatagtagtaatagtgttttatttgataataatgatttattatatataaataaaaagtttTGTAGTATTAATTTTCAtgatatttttcataataaaaatattttttgtgatGATACAAGAGcatgttttaataattttctaaataatgatgcatataatacttataataatattcaaataaatgACAAAGGGGAAACTatttataatgataatatacaagatgaaaatgataaacaTAGAAAAAACATATccttttttcaaaaaaaaatggataaaaataaaactactAGTTtaggaaaaataatattaaataacgTATCAAATCAACTATTATACATTGATGACTTATCTATGTATGATGTTTTATTGTTGCTTTCATTTGTTGTTAGATTACAAGACgaacacaaaaaaaatgaaaaagaacaAAAAGACTTAGAAAGTATTGCAAATATTAATCagttaaaaattaatttttattcattaaaagaaatatatatatattattacaaagACAAAACATTTCAATGTCAAACTTGTGGATTGAGATTTACGACAAGCTTGGATAAACTAAATCATATAGAAAAtcattataaacaaaattataattatattaacaatTCAGATAAATTGAACAATaataaaagcaaaaaaaaatatatttatcttgataatattaatttaccAATTGAATTTTTTGTGTGCaaatattattcatattttgaagacctatataataatacaattacaaaaaatagtagttcatttaattttaataatcaatTTGGAAGTACTCGAAAAAGTACCAATACACGAGCCACAAATGAAAGATATAATTATGAGATGGTAAAAAAAGATGGAGAGTTTGAAACAtgtgaaaaagaaaaaaataatttaaatgacaatttattaaatattaaacatgAAAAATATTCAACAGAAAACGAGCAAATGAATTATGAAGAAACTCAAACTTATAGAGAAGGGTTAAATGGTAGTTTGGataaattaaagaaaaaaaacattgcACAATATTTGACATCTGATATAGAAGTTGacattaaaaaaagtaaCGAAAATAATCCAAACTTTATTATCGCGAAAAACGGGGTAGAAAACTTGTTTGATTTTTCGTCTCTAAAAAACGAAATAGATAGattcctttttttaaaagaaaatgaaaaagataaaaatatgaatgatAAAAGTACtatatcaaataatattgataatgatataaaatattctGATGAATCTACTAAAGAAACAAGcttttttgattttatatATGGTAATCAAAATACAtatgatatttatttgtctaattattatactttatctGGAGATAATAATgttcttttaaattatatagatGGTGAATctatgtataaaaatattatgaaatgCTTAGAAATAGATGATTTTAAATTTCCATCATGGATACCTCAAAGAAGCAtacaaacatttttaataaaaccaATCGaagaaatatatcaaaatgatgatgatatGAAAAATAACATTAATAGCATGTATTCAACTCCCAATATATGTATCGATAATAACAATGTTAACATTTCTTACATAAATCACAGTAATAATAtcaatgataataatattccatttggcgaaaaaaatatgaatgaatcatatattaatagttACACTACTAAAGAAGTGGGAATAATGAATGAAAAGGTTGACATTCAAAATAATTTGTGGATGATTTTCTCAAAAAGCGATTTTCACATGACCATGAAATTGGCTCCACTTAATATACTCTTATCAACatcacaaaaatataaaaaaattttagcGTCAGCAGATTATGGAAATGATagttttgataaaaattgtGTAAAAAACGAAGAAGATCATTTGCAAATTGCagacaatatatataatgagcAACATTTggaaaaaagtgaaaaaataaaaattaagaaagaaatcaaagaagaaaaaaatgaaactaGCAAAATTAAAggagaaataaaaaaagaaaaaaagaaaaaaagtaaaattgATGATACACATGTAGAAAATagttataaagaaaaaaataacgaaGATTCTAatctaataaattttatgtcATCGGAAAATTTCAAGgatgataataatgcattatttttttcttttgtgaatatatttaacaGAAACAACATTTTACAGATAAAtgcatttaaaaatatatttctttactACTTACGGGATAGCTATTTTACTCTgtttaataatttaacaaatgatataaactttattgaaataaaaaataagctttataattatatatataatagttatGTCCAAAAAGCTCCAATATTCGATTTAAACAATTATCACATATcttattgttttttatgtaaagagaaatttaattataaatattcctATGCATATAACGACTATTACTACACAGATGCTATATCAGTAGATTTGGATAActcattaaaaaaagaaaatgaacaaacatataatttcaattttaacattaataatattaatcaAGATGCTGAAAAAAACATATGCCACAATCTTAGTTATGATATACTTGatacaaaaattaatgaaatgaacaaatttataaacaTGATAATATTAGGCAATGAAAAATCCCAAGAACAAAATAACATAGGGAAAAATTCAGATGAATTCATTTGTGAcgatttgaaaaaaaatcatgACATAATGGATTCAAGCCCATGCTtggaacatatttttaatatgacAAAAATTATGCTCGATCAAAATTTTACATTTAATAAAACTGTTATAGAACCATGTATAAATtacaattataatttaaaaagttgcaataataataatcgaaaaaaaaatatttttaatgaatataataatttatataaaaatttttgtaTTCCATATGAAACGATGGATATATTGTATAATTTAAGGAAAGAAAATGAATGTAACAAAGTAGGCTATATTAATGACCCTATTGATTTCTCATCTTTTTCTGAGAATATTCCtaatattaacataaataaaggaaataataccaattttgaaaataataaatatgatgcaCAAAAATTCCTTGATATAAACCAAGAATacaaaaatgaagatatCGAAAATTTTGTGAGAAATTATGAACATGTCatagaaaatataactaGTTATTCAttagaaaatatttacaaaGATAGAAAAGAAGGAACAAATACATTtaatgaaattataaaatgttatataaatgatagtaatcataaaaaaaacaaatacaatcatatttatttcccttcaaaaaattatttacatactaattttacatattttcataaccaatgctttaaaaattatatagaatATTACATATcaccatatttttttttaagtaaatTGGATGAGGAAAATCTCAACCGAGTTATTTTACATGCCatcaaaaaattttttaatgtgtataaatatgtatgtaAATTTGAAAgcagtgaaaaaaaaacaaatgcaCAATTTTCTGGGTATAGTAacatagataaattaaaacaagAAAAACCTGTGCATcgagaaaaattaaaaaagaaaaaacatttttag